The Gloeothece verrucosa PCC 7822 genome contains a region encoding:
- a CDS encoding protelomerase family protein — protein MQSATATYESLDSRSQQINRHRQLTLKGVNPNQYLDQLHHLLQSQDQFALHHQAIAIAGLTGRRIGEVVARGKFTLSTHPYLLRFLGHSKTERSSYDIVTLIAASELLPFIDQFRSSFLIKPLLKLEPEELAAQINKFNVQINRECNKHLGEIVPALEGKENISVHNLRSLWGAIAAYFFCPPSSHEYPFLQHYLGHVMESSATGHYFRYRLVDEAGDYLEDRGILIPSQGELPLPTADERHSTQSRRDENNCITDSVYTKISEERERLLNSDNYLDVLTGLMAVTGRTPAELFKSAVFKPDASDLKAVLFSSTITNVHYRLVTLVDAILVLEAIQRLKNFPSSQFLLYQTPDFIDSHCLPNVQQVITKHLPYQNIEEMKDAYHQEAGPLTPVPLNDDDTLIQLSPEMRTQLMAIADRLSFKGSRTDMIKALLDWAKTQLDSPSSRIPSSSPLLATSSVMETVNYQAQTLSWLTTEVTHLRQQVSQLELENRELNSQLQAASEPNCELEQLKEDHAALEHSLKAAYQKIEQFKRLLFDDDQPTQTLEVPLQNHLPPQITPSQSGIKPTPSHEAPPSTPPQSQSQKIPPQPTHKKPTGSSQRPSAPKPTGVSQGSRAYQRANAIFEKIQQWNQEHLRCTFALNAGLLEQTFGIHRAAAKEWITQNKELIEQYHLSIGVGNARGHNRGKDTTPLQAFVRGVE, from the coding sequence TTGCAGTCCGCTACAGCTACTTATGAATCCCTTGACTCCCGTAGTCAACAAATTAACCGTCATCGCCAATTAACTCTTAAAGGGGTTAACCCAAACCAATATTTGGATCAACTTCATCACCTGCTACAAAGTCAGGATCAATTTGCCCTCCATCATCAGGCGATCGCCATTGCCGGATTAACTGGCCGCCGTATTGGAGAAGTCGTAGCTAGAGGCAAGTTTACTCTCTCAACCCATCCCTATTTACTTCGCTTCCTTGGTCATTCTAAAACCGAGCGTTCTTCTTACGATATTGTGACTCTAATAGCGGCATCGGAGTTATTACCCTTCATTGATCAGTTTCGCTCTTCATTCCTAATTAAGCCGCTATTAAAATTAGAACCGGAAGAGTTAGCCGCACAAATCAATAAATTTAACGTCCAAATTAATCGAGAGTGTAATAAACACCTGGGAGAGATTGTACCCGCCTTAGAAGGCAAGGAAAATATTAGTGTTCATAATTTACGTTCTCTTTGGGGGGCGATCGCTGCCTATTTTTTCTGTCCCCCCTCCTCCCATGAATACCCCTTCCTACAACATTACCTCGGTCATGTGATGGAGAGTTCGGCTACTGGTCATTATTTTCGTTATCGCTTAGTTGATGAGGCGGGTGACTATTTAGAGGACCGGGGCATACTGATTCCTTCCCAAGGAGAATTACCTCTACCAACCGCCGATGAAAGACATTCTACACAGTCTCGCCGCGACGAAAATAACTGTATAACCGACTCGGTTTATACAAAGATTAGCGAAGAGAGAGAAAGGTTATTGAATAGCGATAACTATTTAGATGTCCTGACGGGTTTAATGGCCGTGACCGGGAGAACCCCGGCTGAGTTATTTAAGTCCGCCGTCTTTAAACCGGACGCATCCGATTTAAAAGCGGTCTTATTCTCATCAACTATTACCAATGTTCATTACCGCCTCGTTACTCTAGTTGATGCGATTCTTGTTCTAGAAGCTATTCAACGGTTAAAGAATTTTCCCTCCTCTCAATTCTTACTCTACCAAACTCCTGATTTTATTGATTCTCACTGTTTGCCCAATGTGCAGCAAGTTATTACCAAACATCTTCCCTATCAGAATATTGAAGAAATGAAGGACGCTTATCATCAAGAAGCCGGACCCTTAACTCCGGTCCCCTTAAACGACGATGATACTCTTATTCAACTGAGTCCAGAAATGAGGACACAGTTAATGGCGATCGCCGACCGACTCTCATTCAAAGGTAGCCGCACTGATATGATCAAGGCTCTACTCGACTGGGCAAAAACACAACTTGACTCCCCATCTAGCCGGATTCCTTCGAGTTCTCCCCTTTTAGCCACATCCTCTGTCATGGAGACTGTCAATTACCAAGCCCAAACTTTAAGTTGGTTGACCACTGAAGTTACTCATCTTCGACAACAAGTTAGTCAATTAGAACTTGAAAATAGAGAACTCAACTCCCAACTTCAAGCTGCATCGGAACCGAACTGTGAACTCGAACAGTTAAAAGAAGATCATGCCGCACTAGAACATTCCTTGAAGGCGGCTTATCAAAAAATTGAGCAATTTAAGCGGCTATTATTTGATGATGATCAACCCACTCAAACCTTAGAAGTTCCTCTTCAGAACCATTTACCCCCTCAGATTACACCAAGCCAGAGTGGGATCAAGCCAACCCCTAGTCATGAAGCGCCACCATCTACTCCTCCCCAATCTCAAAGCCAAAAAATTCCCCCTCAACCAACTCACAAAAAACCGACAGGATCATCACAGCGCCCATCCGCCCCCAAACCCACCGGAGTCTCTCAAGGCAGTCGGGCCTATCAGAGGGCGAATGCTATTTTTGAAAAAATACAGCAGTGGAATCAAGAACATCTCCGATGCACTTTTGCCCTTAATGCTGGTTTATTAGAACAAACTTTCGGCATTCATCGCGCTGCGGCTAAAGAATGGATCACTCAAAATAAAGAACTTATTGAGCAATATCATCTCTCCATTGGGGTTGGTAATGCCAGGGGTCATAATCGGGGTAAAGATACTACTCCTCTTCAAGCTTTTGTTAGGGGGGTTGAGTGA
- a CDS encoding IS4 family transposase, giving the protein MGCSQKLWIQPPVKRAKKEQLPAIPVTVILAEEEHPPSGEKPVSWLLITTREIKTFDGACVCVERYSYRFLIERYHYVLKSGCQLEKLQLKTAARIEKALACYAIVAWRLLWLTYEARVYGKQSPEFIFKRYEWQSLYCFLTRQIRPPTEIPTLNQCIRWIANLGGFIGRKSDKDPGVKVIWRGLKRLDDIAKSWVLGFQYGMLLTGKMLC; this is encoded by the coding sequence ATGGGATGCTCCCAAAAACTTTGGATACAACCACCAGTGAAAAGAGCCAAAAAAGAGCAGTTACCAGCAATTCCGGTAACGGTAATCTTAGCCGAAGAAGAACATCCACCATCGGGAGAAAAACCCGTCAGTTGGTTATTAATAACAACAAGGGAAATAAAAACGTTTGATGGTGCTTGTGTTTGCGTTGAACGCTACAGTTATAGGTTTTTAATAGAGCGTTATCATTATGTATTAAAAAGTGGCTGTCAACTGGAAAAACTGCAACTTAAGACGGCAGCGCGGATAGAAAAAGCCTTGGCTTGTTATGCGATTGTAGCTTGGCGACTTTTGTGGCTGACTTACGAGGCTAGAGTGTATGGCAAGCAATCGCCTGAGTTTATTTTTAAACGCTATGAATGGCAATCATTATACTGTTTTTTAACTCGGCAGATTCGTCCGCCGACTGAAATTCCAACGCTTAATCAATGTATTAGATGGATAGCCAATTTGGGGGGGTTTATCGGACGCAAGAGTGACAAAGATCCAGGGGTGAAGGTGATTTGGAGAGGTTTAAAGCGGTTAGATGATATAGCCAAGAGTTGGGTATTGGGTTTTCAGTATGGAATGCTTTTGACTGGTAAGATGCTATGTTAA
- a CDS encoding ISKra4 family transposase (programmed frameshift), whose amino-acid sequence MTPSERKKLEACLREASEILYNNADPSSLNTLEDIEIAVREQVIENVSPQIAPFFIERKTKTRKGRRRKIKSCVGQLQITEKQCKRLGINPYTRHSPLLEKCCLLLSANESYQNAEQDMLLLMGLKVGHSTHQRKVQKLDNLLPDVKQGCSEVSVDGGTIRLRGLYGQASYWKEYKTARLQGIYYGAFFQDNQGLIDWINSQKLTNPLYCLGDGHDGIWNIIAEIGDETERIEILDWYHLMENLYKTEGKRYQKDQVKAYLWMGQASEAINYLLSQKIVGGNQFINYLKKHEKRLINYHYYSWQKIASIGSGAVESAVKQIGYRVKITGAQWKSENVNNILQLRCAYLNGQLAI is encoded by the exons ATGACTCCATCTGAAAGAAAAAAGCTTGAAGCCTGTTTAAGAGAGGCCAGTGAAATACTTTACAATAATGCAGATCCCTCATCTTTAAACACTCTTGAAGATATCGAAATTGCTGTGAGGGAACAGGTTATAGAGAACGTTAGCCCACAAATAGCCC CTTTTTTTATTGAAAGAAAAACAAAGACGAGAAAGGGAAGGAGGCGGAAAATAAAAAGTTGTGTCGGACAATTACAAATTACTGAAAAACAATGTAAAAGATTAGGAATTAATCCATATACTCGTCATAGTCCTTTACTAGAAAAGTGTTGTCTCTTATTAAGTGCCAACGAATCTTATCAAAATGCTGAGCAGGATATGTTATTATTAATGGGGCTAAAAGTCGGGCATTCAACCCATCAAAGGAAAGTTCAAAAACTTGACAATTTACTACCAGATGTCAAACAAGGTTGTTCCGAAGTCTCTGTTGATGGGGGAACGATAAGATTAAGAGGATTATACGGTCAAGCAAGTTATTGGAAAGAATACAAAACGGCGAGATTACAAGGGATTTATTATGGTGCTTTTTTCCAAGATAATCAAGGATTAATCGATTGGATTAATAGCCAGAAATTAACTAATCCCCTTTACTGCTTGGGAGATGGACATGATGGAATTTGGAATATAATTGCAGAAATAGGAGATGAAACAGAAAGAATTGAAATACTGGATTGGTATCATTTAATGGAAAATCTCTATAAAACTGAAGGAAAAAGATATCAAAAAGACCAGGTTAAAGCTTATTTATGGATGGGGCAAGCTTCTGAAGCCATCAACTATTTACTTTCCCAGAAAATCGTCGGGGGGAATCAGTTCATTAACTATCTAAAAAAGCATGAAAAACGCCTCATTAATTACCATTATTATAGTTGGCAGAAAATTGCTTCAATTGGCAGTGGAGCCGTAGAATCTGCGGTAAAACAAATTGGATATCGAGTCAAAATAACTGGCGCACAGTGGAAATCTGAGAATGTTAATAATATTCTACAACTGCGTTGTGCTTATTTGAATGGTCAACTAGCTATTTAA
- a CDS encoding helix-turn-helix domain-containing protein, protein MPAPLKIRLTPQEDEQLLALKSDTNVPKRTRDRAEAITLNFRGWNVNQISSYIKYSPNTIRKIFYRWITRGIEGLYDAPRTGRKPRWSEEDVNYIESSLEKEPRTYNSYQLVEKLKKERSVSLSRERIRKILKKKIGDGKGLNIR, encoded by the coding sequence ATGCCAGCCCCCCTTAAAATCCGGTTAACACCTCAAGAAGATGAACAGTTATTAGCCCTCAAAAGTGATACAAATGTTCCGAAAAGAACAAGAGACAGAGCAGAAGCAATAACTCTAAATTTTCGGGGATGGAATGTCAATCAAATATCCTCTTATATTAAATATTCTCCTAATACAATTCGGAAAATTTTTTATCGCTGGATAACAAGAGGAATTGAAGGGTTATATGATGCACCAAGGACAGGAAGAAAGCCTAGGTGGTCTGAAGAAGATGTAAACTATATAGAAAGTAGTTTGGAAAAAGAGCCAAGAACTTATAATAGTTATCAATTAGTAGAGAAGTTGAAAAAAGAACGCTCAGTATCATTAAGCCGAGAGCGGATTAGAAAAATTCTAAAAAAAAAGATTGGCGATGGAAAAGGACTAAACATTCGCTAA
- a CDS encoding IS630 family transposase has translation MEKYAQQGLARLKYLDEAGFSLWSSVSYTYVKKGKQKEIKQTKRRGRRLNIIGIFEKDVSFEYGLVLGSIKSDIYIKIMDWQAEKPKEDFEKSGIITIIVQDNYTVHKSKKVKEKEKEWQTKGLEFFFLSSYSPELNKIEPEWHQLKTHELAARMFEDEYELAQAVIRGIEARAAKTIMSVKDLNLIKLKLSPKVE, from the coding sequence ATTGAAAAATATGCACAGCAAGGATTAGCGAGGTTAAAATATTTAGATGAAGCAGGGTTCTCTCTCTGGAGTTCCGTTAGCTATACTTATGTAAAAAAAGGAAAGCAAAAAGAAATAAAGCAAACCAAACGTAGAGGTAGAAGATTAAATATTATAGGAATTTTTGAAAAAGATGTAAGTTTTGAATATGGATTAGTCTTAGGAAGTATTAAAAGTGATATTTATATAAAAATTATGGATTGGCAAGCCGAGAAACCGAAAGAGGATTTTGAGAAATCGGGAATAATTACAATAATTGTTCAGGATAATTATACGGTTCACAAAAGTAAAAAAGTTAAAGAAAAAGAAAAAGAGTGGCAAACAAAAGGATTAGAATTCTTTTTTCTTTCTTCTTATAGTCCAGAACTGAATAAAATTGAACCCGAATGGCATCAATTAAAAACTCATGAATTAGCGGCAAGAATGTTTGAGGATGAATACGAGTTAGCACAGGCAGTTATCCGAGGGATTGAAGCAAGAGCTGCTAAAACAATTATGTCTGTCAAAGATTTAAATTTAATTAAACTCAAACTTAGTCCAAAAGTAGAGTAA